A region of the Cytobacillus sp. IB215665 genome:
ATTTATGAGACAAACCCTGTTGGTTATACAGATCAGGATCAATTTCTGAATATGGTAATTAAAGTTAATACAGACCTTTCAGCACTTGATTTATTAACGATTTGTCAGCATACAGAAGAACAATTAGGAAGAAAAAGGGAAATTAGGTGGGGTCCGCGAACAATTGACCTTGACATTTTGTTATATAATCAAGAAAATATTGAAACAGAGCAACTTATTGTTCCACATCCACGTATGCTTGAAAGAGCATTCGTCATGGTACCATTGTTAGAGATCGATCAACATGTTGTCCTTGTAAAGGATGTCGATTCATCATCGGTTAATATCAACAAATTAATTGATAGAGAAGGGGTACATGTATGGAAACGGAGAATTGGGGAAGACGTATTCGAGCTTTTCGAAAGCTAAAGGGCTATACCCAAGAAAGTTTTGCAAAAGATCTTGGGGTTTCAATAACTGTGTTAGGAGAGGTAGAGAGAGGAAATCGATTACCTAGCGAAGAGTTAGTGAAAAATATTTCGGATAAACTTGAAGTAAGTATAGGTGAGTTATCGCCATTTAGTGACCTATAAGTCAATTATATAGATTAGAAGTATATAACAAGGAGGGACAAATATGCTAAAGATTGGTGATTTACAAATGAAAAACCCTGTTGTGTTAGCGCCTATGGCTGGTGTATGTAACTCAGCCTTCCGTCTAACTGTAAAAGAATTTGGTGCAGGGCTTGTTTGTGCAGAAATGGTAAGCGATAAAGCCATTCTATATAAAAATGCAAAGACGTTAGGTATGCTCTATATTGATGAACGAGAGAAGCCGCTCAGCTTGCAAATATTTGGTGGAGAAAAAGAGACTCTTGTAGAAGCTGCGAAATTTGTAGAACAAAACACAACAGCTGATATTATTGATATTAATATGGGATGTCCA
Encoded here:
- the folK gene encoding 2-amino-4-hydroxy-6-hydroxymethyldihydropteridine diphosphokinase, producing the protein MTREAYIALGSNQGDRQLYLFKAIKSLQLHPQITIMKTSSIYETNPVGYTDQDQFLNMVIKVNTDLSALDLLTICQHTEEQLGRKREIRWGPRTIDLDILLYNQENIETEQLIVPHPRMLERAFVMVPLLEIDQHVVLVKDVDSSSVNINKLIDREGVHVWKRRIGEDVFELFES
- a CDS encoding helix-turn-helix transcriptional regulator, producing METENWGRRIRAFRKLKGYTQESFAKDLGVSITVLGEVERGNRLPSEELVKNISDKLEVSIGELSPFSDL